In Brevibacillus brevis NBRC 100599, a single genomic region encodes these proteins:
- a CDS encoding ABC transporter ATP-binding protein produces MEILRVENLSKTYGDGETAVTALNDISFSVQKGEFVAIIGPSGSGKSTLLHILGGVDTPTSGKVIVDQTDMYAMDETALAIFRRRQIGLIYQFYNLIPVLTVEENIALPLLLDGREVNQDIFSGIVETLGLQQRLKHLPNQLSGGQQQRASIGRALISSPAIVLADEPTGNLDSKNSAEIVKLLKKLHKERHQTLIVITHDENIALQADRIIGISDGRISRDEVIRR; encoded by the coding sequence ATGGAGATTTTGCGAGTAGAGAACCTGTCAAAAACGTACGGTGATGGCGAAACAGCTGTTACTGCACTGAACGATATCTCATTTTCCGTACAAAAAGGGGAGTTTGTTGCGATCATTGGACCTTCTGGTTCAGGTAAGTCTACCCTTCTGCATATTCTGGGGGGCGTTGATACGCCCACATCCGGTAAAGTGATCGTTGACCAGACTGATATGTACGCGATGGATGAAACGGCACTGGCCATCTTCAGACGCAGACAGATTGGGCTTATCTATCAATTCTACAATCTGATCCCTGTCCTTACTGTGGAAGAAAATATTGCCTTGCCATTGCTGTTGGACGGTAGAGAAGTAAATCAAGATATCTTTTCCGGTATCGTAGAGACTCTAGGCCTTCAACAGCGATTAAAGCATCTGCCAAACCAGCTTTCTGGGGGACAGCAGCAGCGTGCGTCTATTGGCCGTGCCTTGATTAGTAGTCCCGCCATTGTATTGGCTGACGAGCCTACGGGGAATCTGGACAGCAAAAACAGTGCTGAGATTGTGAAGCTCTTGAAAAAATTACACAAAGAACGGCATCAAACTCTGATTGTTATTACACATGACGAAAACATTGCCTTGCAAGCGGACCGTATCATTGGCATTTCGGATGGCAGGATTTCTAGAGATGAGGTGATCAGGCGATGA
- a CDS encoding sensor histidine kinase, whose translation MFKNKEIQKLCLYSLVISIMGIAILWMIDWKAGIVGVAMVFLLLSTFFVFTRKRYQDISKLAYYLASVYSGQPTMDIRDNVEGELSILKNDIYKVTLTLSEQSTLLKKDKQYMADTLSNISHQLKTPLASMFVMADLLNNPSLPKDKREEFLGKIINQLKRIEWLVTSLLKLSKIEVQSVIFKKELVSVKKMINKALEPLLVPMELKNQELSFSCKEDLFVYGDENWTVEAILNVMKNGIEHTPVGGRIAISCEETPLFTQIVISDSGEGISPEDAPHIFERFYKGKNAGADSIGIGLAMSKTILQSQNADVFMESQMGVGTTFKIKFYKQII comes from the coding sequence ATGTTTAAAAATAAAGAAATACAGAAGCTATGTCTGTATAGCCTTGTTATTTCCATCATGGGGATCGCAATTCTTTGGATGATCGACTGGAAAGCGGGGATTGTGGGAGTTGCTATGGTATTTCTGCTCCTTTCCACTTTTTTCGTGTTTACCCGCAAACGTTATCAGGACATCAGTAAGCTCGCTTATTATTTGGCTTCTGTCTATTCTGGCCAACCCACGATGGATATTAGGGATAACGTTGAGGGTGAATTGAGCATTCTGAAAAATGATATTTATAAAGTCACATTAACATTGTCCGAGCAGTCTACTCTTCTGAAAAAAGACAAACAATACATGGCAGATACTCTTTCGAACATCTCCCATCAACTAAAAACGCCACTTGCCTCCATGTTTGTCATGGCTGATTTGTTAAACAACCCGAGTCTGCCAAAAGATAAGAGGGAGGAGTTCTTGGGCAAGATTATCAATCAGTTGAAGCGTATTGAATGGCTCGTGACTTCATTGCTCAAGCTTTCCAAAATCGAAGTGCAGAGCGTTATTTTCAAGAAGGAACTCGTATCTGTCAAAAAAATGATAAACAAGGCATTAGAACCGCTCCTTGTCCCGATGGAATTAAAAAATCAGGAGCTCTCTTTTTCCTGTAAAGAAGACCTTTTCGTGTATGGAGATGAAAACTGGACGGTAGAAGCCATTTTGAACGTAATGAAAAACGGGATTGAGCATACGCCAGTTGGGGGACGTATTGCCATTTCGTGTGAGGAAACACCCTTGTTTACACAAATTGTCATTTCCGACAGTGGCGAGGGGATTAGCCCGGAAGATGCTCCACACATTTTTGAACGATTTTATAAAGGGAAGAATGCGGGAGCGGATAGTATTGGAATAGGGCTAGCCATGTCTAAAACAATCTTGCAAAGTCAAAACGCCGATGTGTTTATGGAAAGCCAGATGGGTGTAGGTACAACATTCAAAATCAAATTTTACAAGCAAATCATTTAG
- a CDS encoding response regulator transcription factor codes for MKVLVVEDDKTIAEGLHYSLSSEGYEVVLCEGKQTALEAIKQQRFDLYLLDLTLPDGNGYEICEYVKENQDAPVIFLTACDDEINVVRGLDMGADDYITKPFRIRELISRMKSSLRHYQKEPNLSDKVRVGNVVVNTKLAKVYKGTEEVMLTALEYRLLLAFINNRGQVLSRNQLLEGIWDLDGNFINDNTLSVYIKRLREKLEDDSQNPKVIETVRGLGYRMSGSHV; via the coding sequence ATGAAGGTTTTAGTAGTGGAAGATGACAAGACCATTGCAGAGGGTTTGCACTATTCGCTTTCCAGTGAGGGCTATGAAGTAGTTCTTTGCGAAGGAAAACAAACTGCACTCGAAGCAATTAAACAGCAACGTTTTGATCTATATTTACTCGATCTGACTTTGCCAGATGGTAATGGCTATGAGATTTGCGAATATGTAAAAGAAAATCAGGATGCCCCTGTCATCTTCTTGACGGCGTGTGATGATGAAATCAATGTGGTTCGGGGGTTAGATATGGGAGCAGACGACTATATCACAAAGCCGTTTCGTATCCGGGAGCTGATTAGCCGAATGAAGTCATCCCTTCGACATTACCAAAAAGAGCCCAACCTGTCTGACAAAGTGAGGGTTGGAAATGTAGTCGTAAATACAAAACTGGCTAAAGTGTACAAAGGAACCGAGGAAGTGATGCTGACTGCTTTAGAATACCGTTTACTATTGGCATTCATAAATAATAGAGGGCAAGTTCTGTCGAGAAATCAGTTGTTAGAGGGTATTTGGGATCTAGATGGAAACTTTATCAATGACAATACCCTATCGGTTTACATTAAGCGGCTTCGAGAAAAGTTGGAGGATGATAGCCAGAATCCCAAAGTGATAGAAACCGTTCGCGGTCTTGGCTATCGAATGAGTGGAAGTCATGTTTAA
- the sufB gene encoding Fe-S cluster assembly protein SufB, producing MAVKGPEIQEYQYGFHDKDVSVFRTKKGLTREIVEEISKIKDEPAWMLEFRLKALDIFNSMPMPKWGGDLDDLDFDSITYYVKPSEKQGRSWDEVPEEIKATFDKLGIPEAEQKFLAGVSAQYESEVVYHNMQEDLEKLGVLFCDMDSAVKLHPEIVKEYFATVIPPADNKFSALNSAVWSGGSFIYVPKGVKVETPLQAYFRINSENMGQFERTLIIADEDSFVHYVEGCTAPIYSTDSLHSAVVEIIVKERARCRYTTIQNWSNNVYNLVTKRAVAYADANMEWIDGNIGSKLTMKYPAVIMKGPRAKGTVLSIAVAGKGQHQDAGAKMIHLAPDCTSTIISKSISRDGGKVTYRGLSQFGRKSEGSKSNIKCDTLILDKLSTSDTIPYNEIMNDSITLEHEATVSKVSEDQLFYLMSRGLSEAEATEMIVMGFIEPFTKELPMEYAVEMNRLIKFEMEGSIG from the coding sequence ATGGCTGTTAAAGGCCCAGAAATACAGGAGTATCAGTACGGCTTTCACGATAAGGACGTTTCTGTATTCCGTACCAAAAAGGGTTTGACTCGCGAGATCGTCGAAGAAATTTCGAAGATCAAGGATGAGCCAGCATGGATGCTGGAATTCCGTCTAAAAGCATTGGACATCTTCAACAGCATGCCGATGCCAAAATGGGGCGGCGATCTGGACGACCTCGATTTTGACAGCATCACCTACTACGTAAAGCCTTCTGAAAAGCAAGGCCGTAGTTGGGATGAGGTGCCGGAAGAAATCAAGGCAACCTTTGACAAGCTGGGTATTCCAGAAGCAGAGCAGAAGTTCCTCGCAGGTGTATCTGCCCAGTACGAATCTGAGGTAGTTTACCACAACATGCAGGAAGACCTGGAAAAGCTAGGCGTTCTCTTCTGCGACATGGATTCTGCGGTGAAGCTTCACCCAGAAATCGTGAAAGAATACTTCGCGACAGTGATTCCTCCAGCAGACAACAAGTTTTCTGCACTGAACTCGGCAGTATGGTCCGGTGGTTCCTTCATTTACGTTCCAAAAGGCGTAAAAGTAGAAACTCCACTGCAAGCATACTTCCGCATCAACTCCGAGAACATGGGTCAATTCGAGCGTACGCTGATCATCGCTGATGAAGATTCCTTTGTTCACTATGTAGAGGGCTGTACAGCTCCAATCTACAGCACGGATTCCTTGCACTCCGCTGTTGTAGAAATCATCGTAAAAGAACGCGCTCGCTGCCGTTACACCACGATCCAAAACTGGTCCAACAACGTATACAACCTCGTTACGAAACGTGCGGTTGCATACGCGGATGCGAACATGGAATGGATTGATGGTAACATCGGTTCCAAGCTGACGATGAAATACCCAGCTGTTATCATGAAAGGACCTCGCGCGAAAGGTACCGTTCTTTCCATTGCAGTAGCAGGAAAAGGACAACACCAAGACGCAGGTGCGAAAATGATTCACCTGGCGCCAGATTGCACGTCGACGATCATTTCCAAGTCGATTTCCCGTGATGGCGGAAAAGTAACCTACCGTGGTCTGTCGCAGTTTGGACGCAAGTCGGAAGGCTCCAAGTCCAACATCAAGTGCGATACGCTGATTTTGGATAAACTGTCCACGTCTGACACGATCCCGTACAACGAGATCATGAACGACAGCATCACGCTTGAGCACGAGGCGACTGTATCCAAGGTATCCGAGGATCAACTCTTCTACCTGATGAGCCGCGGTTTGTCAGAAGCAGAAGCAACTGAGATGATCGTAATGGGCTTCATCGAGCCATTCACAAAAGAATTGCCGATGGAGTACGCGGTAGAGATGAATCGTCTCATTAAGTTTGAGATGGAAGGTTCTATCGGATAA
- the sufU gene encoding Fe-S cluster assembly sulfur transfer protein SufU, whose product MSSLDDLYRRVIMDHYQKPRNRGKLEESDGLIVNLNNPTCGDSISLSLKVEDGKVVDAKFLGEGCSISMSSASMMTDAVKGKPVAEALELSQKFSDMMQGKEVDDSIDLGDIEALSGVAKFPARIKCATLAWKALEQGVKQAEQE is encoded by the coding sequence ATGTCTTCTCTTGATGATTTATACCGCCGCGTCATTATGGATCACTACCAGAAACCGCGCAACCGCGGCAAGCTGGAAGAATCCGACGGACTCATTGTGAATTTGAATAACCCGACCTGTGGCGACAGCATCTCGCTCTCCTTGAAAGTGGAGGATGGCAAAGTGGTGGACGCGAAGTTTCTTGGTGAAGGCTGCTCAATCAGTATGTCATCTGCATCCATGATGACGGATGCTGTCAAAGGCAAGCCAGTAGCAGAAGCACTGGAGCTGTCGCAAAAATTCTCCGATATGATGCAAGGCAAAGAAGTGGATGACTCGATTGATCTTGGTGATATCGAAGCTTTGTCTGGCGTAGCCAAGTTCCCAGCGCGAATCAAGTGTGCGACATTGGCTTGGAAAGCATTGGAGCAAGGTGTCAAACAGGCGGAGCAGGAATAG
- a CDS encoding cysteine desulfurase, whose product MNAKELRKYFPILHQEVNGHPLVYLDNGATSQKPIQVIEAMDKYYREYNSNVHRGVHTLGNIATDGYEGAREKVRAFINAREAAEIVFTRGTTSACNTVAYGYARKYLGPGDEIVTTLVEHHANFIPWQQAAKATGATFKFIPLAEDGTVTLEAVKETVTDNTKLVAIHHVSNVLGDTTPIKEIAQIAHQHGALLFVDGAQGAPHKKIDVQDLDCDFYTFSAHKMAGPTGVGVLYGKREVLERVEPMEFGGEMIDYVDMYDSTWKELPWKFEGGTPIIAGAIGLGAAIDFLEEIGMDNIERHEKHLVKYAMEQMREIEGLKIYGPQQDRSCLITFNLDTVHPHDLATVLDSYGIAVRAGHHCAQPLMRWLNVTATARASFYLYNTEEEVDVLIAGLKKTKEYFGNVFS is encoded by the coding sequence ATGAACGCCAAGGAGCTTCGGAAATATTTTCCCATCCTACACCAAGAAGTAAACGGACATCCGCTCGTTTATTTGGATAATGGTGCAACCTCTCAAAAACCGATTCAGGTTATCGAGGCGATGGATAAATACTACAGGGAGTATAACTCCAATGTGCACCGTGGCGTGCACACCTTGGGTAACATAGCGACAGACGGGTACGAAGGCGCGCGTGAAAAAGTACGCGCCTTCATCAACGCCCGTGAAGCCGCAGAAATCGTCTTTACGCGTGGTACGACCTCTGCTTGTAATACGGTAGCGTACGGCTATGCTCGCAAGTACCTGGGGCCTGGAGATGAAATCGTGACCACATTGGTGGAGCATCACGCCAATTTCATTCCATGGCAGCAGGCAGCCAAGGCGACCGGAGCGACCTTTAAGTTCATTCCGCTGGCAGAGGACGGAACCGTTACTCTGGAAGCGGTCAAGGAAACGGTTACGGACAATACCAAACTTGTTGCCATTCACCATGTTTCCAACGTATTGGGGGATACTACCCCAATCAAGGAAATTGCTCAAATCGCCCATCAGCATGGCGCACTTTTGTTTGTTGACGGCGCGCAGGGTGCTCCACACAAGAAAATCGACGTCCAGGATTTGGATTGCGATTTTTATACGTTTTCGGCGCACAAGATGGCTGGCCCGACAGGCGTAGGTGTCCTGTACGGCAAGCGTGAAGTGCTGGAGCGTGTGGAGCCGATGGAGTTCGGCGGAGAAATGATCGACTATGTGGATATGTACGATTCCACGTGGAAGGAGCTTCCTTGGAAATTTGAAGGAGGAACTCCGATCATCGCAGGAGCTATCGGATTGGGAGCAGCGATCGACTTTTTGGAAGAGATCGGTATGGACAATATCGAGCGTCATGAAAAACATCTCGTCAAGTACGCGATGGAACAAATGCGTGAGATAGAAGGATTGAAGATTTACGGCCCACAGCAGGACCGCAGCTGTTTAATTACATTCAACCTGGATACAGTACATCCGCATGACCTGGCGACGGTGCTGGACAGTTACGGAATCGCAGTTCGTGCCGGTCATCACTGCGCACAACCGCTGATGCGTTGGCTGAATGTGACGGCTACCGCTCGGGCAAGCTTCTACCTGTACAACACAGAAGAAGAAGTAGATGTGCTGATCGCGGGCTTGAAGAAGACGAAGGAGTATTTCGGCAATGTCTTCTCTTGA
- the sufD gene encoding Fe-S cluster assembly protein SufD has product MSVDVQLRFDSEAITQYSKANQEPAWFLEKRLAGLKAAGELALPALEKTKIDKWNTVDFDPFQTTTKVAAANELSDLVKAQIDVDSVKNLLVQKNASTVFQAVSDELKAQGVIFTTFADALQTHGDLVQKYLLNVIALDEHKLTALHTAVVNGGVFLYVPKNVEVDVPLQAVYEIAGDNALLAPHVLIVAEANSKVTYVDTYVSGEGKSMVANSLVEVYVGAGASVQVASVRSLSVDVHDYSFRRATVERDGKMEWILGEMNDGNTVANNTTILKGTASIAETKSISVGTGSQRQNLTSQVQHIGTHTESDMVSKAVMTDEAVSILNGITKIEKGAEKANGVQAENILMLSDKSRGDANPILLIDEDDVKAGHAASVGRFSEESIFYLMSRGISRQGAERLIILGFLEPVVAEIPVEEVKNRLRQALERKLG; this is encoded by the coding sequence ATGAGTGTGGATGTACAGCTACGCTTCGATTCCGAGGCGATCACCCAGTACTCCAAAGCTAATCAGGAGCCTGCCTGGTTCCTGGAAAAGCGCCTCGCTGGACTGAAGGCGGCGGGAGAGCTGGCGCTCCCTGCCTTGGAGAAAACGAAGATTGATAAATGGAATACCGTTGATTTCGATCCGTTCCAAACCACTACAAAGGTGGCAGCGGCGAATGAACTCAGCGATTTGGTAAAAGCACAAATCGATGTCGACAGCGTGAAAAACCTGTTGGTACAAAAAAATGCTTCTACCGTTTTTCAAGCAGTATCCGATGAGTTGAAGGCGCAAGGCGTGATCTTCACGACCTTTGCTGATGCTCTGCAAACACATGGCGATCTTGTGCAAAAGTATTTGCTGAACGTGATCGCACTTGATGAGCACAAGCTGACTGCGTTGCATACGGCAGTAGTGAATGGTGGCGTTTTCCTCTACGTTCCGAAAAACGTGGAAGTAGATGTTCCCCTGCAAGCTGTGTATGAAATCGCAGGCGACAACGCTCTGTTGGCTCCACATGTTTTGATCGTGGCAGAAGCGAACAGCAAAGTAACCTACGTAGATACTTATGTATCTGGCGAAGGCAAAAGCATGGTTGCGAACAGCCTAGTTGAAGTATATGTAGGCGCGGGCGCATCTGTGCAAGTAGCTTCTGTTCGTTCTCTGTCTGTAGACGTTCACGACTATAGCTTCCGTCGTGCAACTGTTGAGCGCGATGGAAAAATGGAATGGATTTTGGGTGAGATGAACGATGGCAACACCGTTGCTAACAACACCACTATCCTCAAGGGAACTGCTTCGATTGCAGAGACCAAATCCATTTCTGTAGGTACTGGTTCCCAACGCCAAAACCTCACTTCCCAAGTTCAGCATATCGGCACGCACACAGAGTCTGACATGGTGAGCAAGGCTGTTATGACGGATGAAGCAGTGAGTATCCTAAACGGTATCACGAAAATCGAAAAAGGCGCTGAAAAGGCAAACGGCGTACAGGCGGAAAACATCCTGATGCTGAGCGATAAATCTCGCGGTGATGCCAACCCGATCCTGTTGATCGATGAGGATGACGTTAAAGCGGGTCACGCAGCTTCGGTAGGACGTTTTAGTGAAGAGTCTATCTTCTACTTGATGTCTCGTGGTATTTCCCGTCAAGGCGCAGAACGTCTGATCATTCTCGGCTTCCTGGAGCCAGTTGTTGCTGAGATTCCAGTAGAAGAAGTGAAAAACAGACTCCGTCAGGCGCTTGAAAGGAAGTTAGGCTAA
- the sufC gene encoding Fe-S cluster assembly ATPase SufC encodes MTAVPHLQIKNLRAKIEDKEILKGLNLEIKGGEVHAIMGPNGTGKSTLASTLMGHPKYEVTDGEVLINDEDLLEMAVDERARAGLFLAMQYPSEISGVTNSDFLRSAINARRGEGNEISLMKFIREMDKKMNTLEMDESFSHRYLNEGFSGGEKKRNEILQMMLLEPAICILDEIDSGLDIDALKIVANGVNEMRSADRGFLIITHYQRLLNYVKPDFVHVMMQGRIVKSGGPELAERLEAEGYDWIKEELGIEDETVNANV; translated from the coding sequence ATGACAGCAGTACCGCATTTGCAAATAAAAAACCTTCGCGCCAAGATCGAGGACAAAGAGATCCTCAAAGGCCTGAATTTGGAGATCAAGGGCGGCGAAGTGCACGCGATCATGGGACCAAATGGTACCGGTAAATCGACATTGGCATCCACGCTGATGGGTCACCCAAAATATGAGGTAACCGATGGCGAAGTGCTGATCAATGACGAAGACTTGTTGGAAATGGCAGTAGACGAGCGCGCACGTGCAGGTCTGTTCCTGGCGATGCAATACCCGTCCGAAATCAGCGGTGTAACCAACTCTGACTTCCTGCGTTCCGCTATCAACGCGCGCCGTGGCGAAGGAAACGAAATCTCCCTGATGAAATTCATCCGTGAGATGGACAAAAAGATGAACACGCTGGAAATGGATGAATCTTTCTCCCACCGTTACCTGAACGAAGGTTTCTCTGGTGGTGAGAAAAAGCGTAACGAGATTCTGCAAATGATGCTCTTGGAGCCAGCTATCTGTATTTTGGATGAGATCGACTCCGGTTTGGACATCGACGCATTGAAAATCGTAGCGAACGGTGTAAACGAAATGCGCTCCGCAGACCGCGGATTCTTGATTATTACGCACTACCAGCGTTTGCTGAACTATGTAAAGCCTGACTTCGTACACGTCATGATGCAAGGTCGTATCGTGAAGTCCGGTGGTCCTGAGCTGGCTGAACGCCTGGAGGCAGAAGGCTACGATTGGATCAAGGAAGAGCTCGGCATCGAGGACGAAACCGTAAACGCCAACGTGTAG
- the pckA gene encoding phosphoenolpyruvate carboxykinase (ATP), protein METNTVQKLTDILGATKVYHNLPVANLVEMAVKRGEGILTDKGALNALTGKFTGRSPKDKFVVDEASVHDKINWGPVNQPISTEKFQALQQDVLQYLQSKDELFVFDGFAGADTTYRLPIRVVNEFAWHNLFARQLFIRPSEEELAAHESEFTVIYAPNFKANPAVHGTNSETFIVLSFEQKTVLIGGTEYAGEMKKSIFSVMNMLLPERNVLPMHCSANVGKDGDVALFFGLSGTGKTTLSADPDRFLIGDDEHGWSDNGVFNIEGGCYAKCVKLSEEGEPQIWKAIQFGTVLENVDVNEATRVADYDSTKYTENTRAAYPVEAIPGAVIPGVGGQPNVIVFLTADSFGVLPPISKLNKEQAMYHFLSGYTSKMAGTERGVTAPQTEFSTCFGSPFLPLHPVVYAEMLGKKIDERKVQVYLVNTGWTGGPVGVGQRMKLSYTRAMVTAALNGELEKVDYVADEIFGVQVPTSCPNVPAEVLQPRNTWANKEDYDKQAADLAARFIENFEKKFPNAADIANAGPKVK, encoded by the coding sequence ATGGAAACCAATACGGTTCAAAAGCTTACTGACATTCTTGGAGCTACGAAAGTGTATCATAACTTGCCTGTAGCTAATCTTGTTGAGATGGCAGTAAAGCGTGGCGAAGGGATTTTGACCGACAAGGGGGCGCTCAATGCGCTAACAGGGAAGTTTACCGGCCGTTCGCCAAAGGACAAATTTGTGGTGGACGAAGCTTCCGTACACGATAAAATCAACTGGGGTCCGGTTAACCAACCGATCAGTACTGAAAAATTCCAAGCACTTCAACAAGACGTGCTCCAATACTTACAATCCAAAGATGAACTGTTTGTCTTCGATGGCTTTGCGGGGGCAGATACAACCTATCGCCTACCAATCCGCGTAGTGAACGAATTTGCATGGCATAACCTGTTTGCACGTCAGCTGTTCATCCGTCCGTCCGAAGAAGAACTGGCTGCGCACGAATCAGAATTCACGGTTATCTATGCACCTAATTTCAAGGCAAATCCTGCGGTACACGGAACGAACTCCGAGACTTTCATTGTGTTGAGCTTTGAGCAAAAGACAGTGTTGATCGGTGGCACTGAGTATGCTGGCGAAATGAAAAAGTCGATCTTCAGCGTAATGAACATGCTGCTTCCAGAGCGCAACGTACTCCCGATGCACTGCTCTGCAAACGTAGGCAAAGACGGAGACGTTGCCCTGTTCTTCGGATTGTCCGGCACAGGAAAAACAACGCTGTCTGCTGACCCGGACCGTTTCTTGATCGGTGATGATGAGCACGGCTGGTCTGACAATGGCGTGTTCAATATCGAAGGCGGATGCTATGCAAAATGCGTCAAGCTGTCTGAAGAAGGCGAACCGCAAATCTGGAAAGCAATCCAGTTCGGTACCGTACTTGAAAATGTAGACGTAAACGAAGCGACTCGTGTAGCAGACTACGATAGCACCAAATATACAGAGAATACACGCGCTGCGTACCCAGTGGAAGCAATTCCGGGTGCTGTGATTCCAGGCGTAGGCGGGCAACCAAATGTTATCGTCTTTTTGACAGCCGATTCGTTCGGTGTATTGCCTCCAATCTCCAAGCTGAATAAAGAGCAAGCTATGTACCACTTCCTGTCTGGCTACACTAGCAAAATGGCAGGTACAGAGCGTGGCGTAACTGCTCCGCAAACAGAGTTTTCTACTTGCTTTGGTTCTCCATTCTTGCCACTGCATCCTGTCGTATATGCAGAAATGCTCGGTAAGAAGATTGACGAGCGCAAGGTTCAAGTATACCTGGTGAACACTGGTTGGACTGGTGGCCCGGTAGGTGTTGGACAACGTATGAAGCTGTCCTACACGCGTGCGATGGTAACAGCAGCATTGAACGGTGAGCTGGAAAAGGTAGACTATGTAGCTGATGAGATTTTCGGGGTACAAGTGCCGACATCTTGCCCGAACGTTCCTGCTGAAGTTCTGCAACCACGCAATACATGGGCAAACAAGGAAGATTACGACAAGCAAGCAGCTGATCTGGCTGCACGCTTCATCGAGAACTTCGAGAAGAAATTCCCGAATGCAGCAGATATTGCAAATGCAGGTCCTAAAGTAAAGTAA
- a CDS encoding M20 peptidase aminoacylase family protein — MSTVMSLQQTVAARKDAIAETFRHLHENPEISWKEVETTRYLAERMRALGLRVTTFDDCTGLVAEWGEGKPVVGLRTDIDALWQEVNGEWRANHSCGHDAHMTLIVETVEALVAAGYQPPGTLKILFQPAEEKGTGALKLVEKGVVDDIDYLYGVHLRPIQEMANGTAGPAIYNGAAMFLYGEITGVAAHGARPHLGINAIEVAGAIISGLGQVHINPMVPTTVKMTMLQAGGESYNIIPDKARFALDLRAQTNQAMDDLVNRVRQMIDGVAMSFQARIEVEAGSRMVAAEVDEQAKAFMEQAIIDVLGQENLRAAPVSPGAEDFHYYTVERPHIKATMLALGCDLVPGLHHPLMHFDRSALEKGVAILCQTVVKTFENT; from the coding sequence ATGTCTACTGTTATGTCGTTACAACAGACTGTTGCCGCACGTAAAGATGCTATTGCCGAAACATTCCGTCATCTGCATGAAAATCCGGAGATTAGCTGGAAGGAAGTAGAAACGACTCGTTATTTGGCGGAGCGCATGCGTGCCTTGGGACTGCGTGTTACGACTTTTGACGATTGTACAGGTTTAGTGGCTGAATGGGGCGAAGGGAAGCCAGTTGTTGGCTTGCGCACAGATATCGATGCTCTGTGGCAGGAAGTGAACGGTGAGTGGCGTGCGAATCATTCCTGCGGCCATGATGCTCATATGACGTTGATCGTGGAAACGGTAGAAGCATTAGTTGCCGCTGGATATCAACCGCCGGGAACGTTAAAAATTTTGTTCCAACCAGCAGAAGAAAAAGGAACGGGAGCATTGAAGCTGGTGGAGAAGGGTGTCGTCGATGACATCGATTATTTGTACGGTGTTCACTTAAGACCGATTCAGGAGATGGCAAATGGAACCGCAGGACCCGCTATCTACAACGGTGCAGCCATGTTTCTCTACGGGGAAATCACAGGAGTCGCTGCGCACGGAGCGAGACCACATCTCGGGATCAATGCGATTGAAGTAGCGGGAGCGATTATTTCAGGGCTCGGTCAAGTACATATCAATCCGATGGTGCCTACCACCGTCAAAATGACGATGCTGCAAGCCGGGGGAGAGAGCTACAACATTATTCCGGACAAAGCACGTTTTGCCCTCGATCTGCGAGCGCAGACGAATCAGGCGATGGATGACCTGGTGAATCGAGTTCGTCAAATGATCGACGGAGTCGCGATGTCTTTTCAGGCACGCATAGAGGTAGAGGCCGGGTCGCGCATGGTAGCGGCAGAGGTCGATGAGCAAGCGAAGGCATTTATGGAGCAGGCGATTATAGATGTGCTCGGTCAAGAAAATTTGCGAGCGGCGCCTGTCAGTCCGGGAGCGGAGGATTTCCACTACTATACGGTGGAGCGTCCTCATATCAAGGCGACGATGCTGGCTCTCGGATGTGATTTGGTACCAGGGCTGCATCATCCGCTGATGCATTTTGACCGCTCGGCATTGGAAAAGGGTGTGGCGATTTTGTGTCAGACAGTTGTGAAAACGTTTGAAAATACGTAA
- a CDS encoding SCP2 sterol-binding domain-containing protein has translation MIGMGRLLFELGERLQGKAHLQFITAGWERSIRIVVDDSPSQWQLTIAKGVASWDVWTEEQPADLIIRGAEKQMQMLFGGDELVYVLAKEKVHIAGPLRDQLKLDAILRLTCR, from the coding sequence ATGATCGGAATGGGCAGACTGCTTTTTGAACTGGGTGAAAGACTGCAAGGAAAAGCACACCTGCAATTCATTACAGCAGGATGGGAGCGCAGCATCAGAATTGTAGTGGATGATTCACCATCACAGTGGCAATTGACGATAGCAAAAGGCGTTGCATCCTGGGATGTATGGACAGAAGAGCAGCCTGCCGATCTGATTATCAGGGGAGCGGAGAAACAAATGCAGATGCTGTTTGGCGGTGATGAGCTCGTCTATGTTCTAGCCAAAGAAAAGGTGCACATAGCAGGGCCATTGCGCGACCAATTGAAGCTTGATGCCATTTTGCGACTGACCTGTCGGTGA